A part of Entelurus aequoreus isolate RoL-2023_Sb linkage group LG10, RoL_Eaeq_v1.1, whole genome shotgun sequence genomic DNA contains:
- the LOC133658238 gene encoding von Willebrand factor A domain-containing protein 5A-like isoform X1, with product MVRRCGLLTNNREPVPLKGIEVALEVKDHVATVVSTLHYDNKEDKAIEAVFVFPLPGDAAVCHFSAKVGQTEIVAEVKEKQEAREEYDDALSSGQQAFLLEESEQSPDIFSLSVGSLPPGESASIRLEYIIELAVQADDALRFCLPAVLNPRYQPQGSEGGGVQVTSVPASQVPYSLSFSARVSSPRQVSKIDSNCSLEPLQYLNAEQSQAVVKLAAGYKFDRDVELLIYYQDAHQPAAVVEAGQVSAKPGTLMGDAVVMLSVYPEFPQAVMSSLASSGEFVFLLDRSGSMGCRINNTKKSETRISSARDTLLLLLKSLPMGCYFNIYSFGSSFEHIFPTSVEYSEKTMEEALKKVNEFQANLGGTEILQPLKHIYNQPCIPSQPRQVFVFTDGEVGNTKEVLNQVKKNSTFHRCFSFGIGEGASTALIDGLAKEGGGHAQFITGADRMQAKVMQSLQFALQPAVEDILVKWDLPKGVSVTVLSPPLTSIFQGQRSLIYVQLTGQSSEATDGCVSVEYSLAGHPYQNQLRFALQPTEETGRLTIHRLCARTLIRCLETKETERGGQQDETVKVQVVDVSVQSGVSSSFTAFVAINKASKEAVQGPLLRRNIPAPSIYGKRRYRCSPMMTMQSLTPSAASYCDSMRKRMVNAGQKNFEGENFDLLKMGMRSSKKSSPSTRNSADSCVEKTLASSSPTDPLLQLVSLQKASGSWELKPTLAAVLGKTSKEVEKLKPASANENVWATILGLVWLHGFKSDAEVEWKLLARKAASWLLSLNAPSVTDCVVAANTLLGCNVQKDTLGL from the exons ATGGTGAGACGCTGTGGGCTGCTCACTAACAACAGGGAGCCAG TTCCTTTAAAGGGCATTGAAGTAGCGCTGGAGGTGAAGGACCACGTGGCCACAGTAGTGTCCACTCTACACTATGATAACAAGGAGGACAAAGCCATAGAAGCTGTTTTTGTTTTCCCTCTGCCCGGAGATGCTGCTGTCTGCCATTTCAGCGCTAAGGTCGGACAGACTGAGATTGTGGCCGAGGTGAAGGAGAAACAGGAG GCCCGCGAGGAGTACGACGACGCTTTGAGCTCAGGGCAACAGGCCTTCCTCCTGGAGGAGAGTGAGCAAAGCCCAGATATCTTCTCTCTCAGTGTGGGCAGTCTTCCTCCAGGAGAGAGCGCCTCCATCAGGCTGGAGTACATCATTGAGTTGGCTGTACAGGCGGATGACGCGCTGAGGTTTTGTTTGCCTGCGGTGCTCAACCCTCGCTACCAACCTCAGG GGAGTGAAGGTGGCGGTGTCCAGGTGACCTCTGTCCCCGCCTCTCAGGTGCCCTACAGTCTGTCTTTCTCTGCTCGGGTGTCCTCTCCTCGTCAGGTCTCCAAAATCGACTCCAACTGTTCCTTGGAGCCTCTGCAGTACCTCAACGCGGAGCAAAGCCAGGCTGTC GTGAAACTGGCTGCAGGATACAAGTTTGACAGGGATGTTGAGCTGCTGATTTACTACCAGGACGCCCACCAGCCGGCTGCTGTGGTGGAGGCAGGTCAGGTGTCTGCCAAGCCTG GCACACTGATGGGAGATGCGGTCGTGATGCTGAGTGTGTACCCGGAGTTCCCTCAGGCAGTGATGTCTTCACTGGCCTCAAGTGGAGAATTTGTGTTCTTACTAGATCGATCTGGAAGTATGGGTTGTCGTATCAACAACACCAAGAAGAGTGAGACTCGCATCAGCAGCGCCAGG GATACTCTTCTGCTGCTTCTGAAGAGCTTACCAATGGGCTGCTACTTCAACATCTACAGTTTTGGATCTAGCTTTGAACACATCTTCCC TACGAGTGTGGAATACAGTGAGAAGACCATGGAAGAGGCTCTGAAGAAAGTTAATGAGTTTCAAGCTAACCTGGGAGGAACAGAGATCCTTCAACCGCTCAAACACATTTACAACCAACCCTGCATTCCCAGTCAACCAAGACAA gTTTTTGTGTTCACTGATGGCGAGGTTGGAAACACCAAAGAGGTTTTGAACCAGGTGAAGAAGAATTCTACTTTCCACAG GTGTTTCTCTTTTGGGATCGGCGAAGGTGCCAGCACTGCTCTCATCGATGGATTGGCTAAGGAGGGAGGAGGTCACGCTCAGTTCATCACAGGAGCCGACAGAATGCAAGCAAAA GTGATGCAATCGCTGCAATTTGCTTTGCAACCAGCAGTGGAGGACATTTTGGTCAAGTGGGATCTGCCAAAGGGAGTGTCTGTCACTGTCTTGTCTCCACCTCTCACATCAATTTTCCAGGGTCAAAGGTCCCTCATTTATGTTCAGCTCACTGGACAG AGTTCCGAGGCAACAGATGGCTGTGTAAGTGTCGAGTACAGCCTAGCAGGTCATCCGTACCAGAACCAGCTCCGCTTCGCTCTACAACCCACAGAGGAAACTGG CAGATTAACCATCCATAGACTGTGTGCTCGGACTCTGATTCGCTGCTTGGAGACAAAGGAGACCGAACGCGGCGGTCAGCAGGATGAGACAGTGAAGGTCCAGGTGGTGGACGTCAGCGTCCAATCAGGAGTGAGCAGCTCCTTCACCGCCTTTGTTGCAATCAACAAAGCAAGCAAAGAAGCCGTTCAAGGACCTCTGCTGCGcagaaatattccagcaccttccaTTTACGGCAagc GAAGATATAGATGTTCACCTATGATGACGATGCAAAGCCTGACGCCTTCTGCTGCTTCTT atTGTGATTCCATGCGGAAGAGAATGGTAAATGCAGGCC AAAAAAATTTTGAAGGAGAAAATTTCGATTTACTTAAAATGGGGATGCGAAGCTCTAAGAAATCTTCACCAAGCACGAGGAATTCTGCGGATTCTT GTGTTGAAAAAACTTTAGCCAGCTCGTCGCCTACAGACCCTTTGCTGCAGTTGGTTTCCCTCCAGAAGGCGTCGGGCAGCTGGGAGCTCAAACCCACTCTGGCTGCTGTGCTAGGAAAGACCAGCAAGGAGGTGGAGAAGCTGAAGCCTGCATCA GCGAATGAGAACGTGTGGGCCACCATTCTGGGTCTGGTCTGGCTTCATGGCTTCAAGTCAGATGCTGAGGTCGAATGGAAGCTTCTGGCTAGGAAGGCTGCGTCATGGCTCCTTTCTCTGAATG caCCTTCTGTGACCGACTGTGTTGTGGCTGCAAACACTCTGTTGGGCTGCAACGTACAAAAAGATACGCTGGGCCTGTGA
- the LOC133658238 gene encoding von Willebrand factor A domain-containing protein 5A-like isoform X3, producing the protein MVRRCGLLTNNREPVPLKGIEVALEVKDHVATVVSTLHYDNKEDKAIEAVFVFPLPGDAAVCHFSAKVGQTEIVAEVKEKQEAREEYDDALSSGQQAFLLEESEQSPDIFSLSVGSLPPGESASIRLEYIIELAVQADDALRFCLPAVLNPRYQPQGSEGGGVQVTSVPASQVPYSLSFSARVSSPRQVSKIDSNCSLEPLQYLNAEQSQAVVKLAAGYKFDRDVELLIYYQDAHQPAAVVEAGQVSAKPGTLMGDAVVMLSVYPEFPQAVMSSLASSGEFVFLLDRSGSMGCRINNTKKSETRISSARDTLLLLLKSLPMGCYFNIYSFGSSFEHIFPTSVEYSEKTMEEALKKVNEFQANLGGTEILQPLKHIYNQPCIPSQPRQVFVFTDGEVGNTKEVLNQVKKNSTFHRCFSFGIGEGASTALIDGLAKEGGGHAQFITGADRMQAKVMQSLQFALQPAVEDILVKWDLPKGVSVTVLSPPLTSIFQGQRSLIYVQLTGQSSEATDGCVSVEYSLAGHPYQNQLRFALQPTEETGRLTIHRLCARTLIRCLETKETERGGQQDETVKVQVVDVSVQSGVSSSFTAFVAINKASKEAVQGPLLRRNIPAPSIYGRYRCSPMMTMQSLTPSAASYCDSMRKRMVNAGQKNFEGENFDLLKMGMRSSKKSSPSTRNSADSCVEKTLASSSPTDPLLQLVSLQKASGSWELKPTLAAVLGKTSKEVEKLKPASANENVWATILGLVWLHGFKSDAEVEWKLLARKAASWLLSLNAPSVTDCVVAANTLLGCNVQKDTLGL; encoded by the exons ATGGTGAGACGCTGTGGGCTGCTCACTAACAACAGGGAGCCAG TTCCTTTAAAGGGCATTGAAGTAGCGCTGGAGGTGAAGGACCACGTGGCCACAGTAGTGTCCACTCTACACTATGATAACAAGGAGGACAAAGCCATAGAAGCTGTTTTTGTTTTCCCTCTGCCCGGAGATGCTGCTGTCTGCCATTTCAGCGCTAAGGTCGGACAGACTGAGATTGTGGCCGAGGTGAAGGAGAAACAGGAG GCCCGCGAGGAGTACGACGACGCTTTGAGCTCAGGGCAACAGGCCTTCCTCCTGGAGGAGAGTGAGCAAAGCCCAGATATCTTCTCTCTCAGTGTGGGCAGTCTTCCTCCAGGAGAGAGCGCCTCCATCAGGCTGGAGTACATCATTGAGTTGGCTGTACAGGCGGATGACGCGCTGAGGTTTTGTTTGCCTGCGGTGCTCAACCCTCGCTACCAACCTCAGG GGAGTGAAGGTGGCGGTGTCCAGGTGACCTCTGTCCCCGCCTCTCAGGTGCCCTACAGTCTGTCTTTCTCTGCTCGGGTGTCCTCTCCTCGTCAGGTCTCCAAAATCGACTCCAACTGTTCCTTGGAGCCTCTGCAGTACCTCAACGCGGAGCAAAGCCAGGCTGTC GTGAAACTGGCTGCAGGATACAAGTTTGACAGGGATGTTGAGCTGCTGATTTACTACCAGGACGCCCACCAGCCGGCTGCTGTGGTGGAGGCAGGTCAGGTGTCTGCCAAGCCTG GCACACTGATGGGAGATGCGGTCGTGATGCTGAGTGTGTACCCGGAGTTCCCTCAGGCAGTGATGTCTTCACTGGCCTCAAGTGGAGAATTTGTGTTCTTACTAGATCGATCTGGAAGTATGGGTTGTCGTATCAACAACACCAAGAAGAGTGAGACTCGCATCAGCAGCGCCAGG GATACTCTTCTGCTGCTTCTGAAGAGCTTACCAATGGGCTGCTACTTCAACATCTACAGTTTTGGATCTAGCTTTGAACACATCTTCCC TACGAGTGTGGAATACAGTGAGAAGACCATGGAAGAGGCTCTGAAGAAAGTTAATGAGTTTCAAGCTAACCTGGGAGGAACAGAGATCCTTCAACCGCTCAAACACATTTACAACCAACCCTGCATTCCCAGTCAACCAAGACAA gTTTTTGTGTTCACTGATGGCGAGGTTGGAAACACCAAAGAGGTTTTGAACCAGGTGAAGAAGAATTCTACTTTCCACAG GTGTTTCTCTTTTGGGATCGGCGAAGGTGCCAGCACTGCTCTCATCGATGGATTGGCTAAGGAGGGAGGAGGTCACGCTCAGTTCATCACAGGAGCCGACAGAATGCAAGCAAAA GTGATGCAATCGCTGCAATTTGCTTTGCAACCAGCAGTGGAGGACATTTTGGTCAAGTGGGATCTGCCAAAGGGAGTGTCTGTCACTGTCTTGTCTCCACCTCTCACATCAATTTTCCAGGGTCAAAGGTCCCTCATTTATGTTCAGCTCACTGGACAG AGTTCCGAGGCAACAGATGGCTGTGTAAGTGTCGAGTACAGCCTAGCAGGTCATCCGTACCAGAACCAGCTCCGCTTCGCTCTACAACCCACAGAGGAAACTGG CAGATTAACCATCCATAGACTGTGTGCTCGGACTCTGATTCGCTGCTTGGAGACAAAGGAGACCGAACGCGGCGGTCAGCAGGATGAGACAGTGAAGGTCCAGGTGGTGGACGTCAGCGTCCAATCAGGAGTGAGCAGCTCCTTCACCGCCTTTGTTGCAATCAACAAAGCAAGCAAAGAAGCCGTTCAAGGACCTCTGCTGCGcagaaatattccagcaccttccaTTTACG GAAGATATAGATGTTCACCTATGATGACGATGCAAAGCCTGACGCCTTCTGCTGCTTCTT atTGTGATTCCATGCGGAAGAGAATGGTAAATGCAGGCC AAAAAAATTTTGAAGGAGAAAATTTCGATTTACTTAAAATGGGGATGCGAAGCTCTAAGAAATCTTCACCAAGCACGAGGAATTCTGCGGATTCTT GTGTTGAAAAAACTTTAGCCAGCTCGTCGCCTACAGACCCTTTGCTGCAGTTGGTTTCCCTCCAGAAGGCGTCGGGCAGCTGGGAGCTCAAACCCACTCTGGCTGCTGTGCTAGGAAAGACCAGCAAGGAGGTGGAGAAGCTGAAGCCTGCATCA GCGAATGAGAACGTGTGGGCCACCATTCTGGGTCTGGTCTGGCTTCATGGCTTCAAGTCAGATGCTGAGGTCGAATGGAAGCTTCTGGCTAGGAAGGCTGCGTCATGGCTCCTTTCTCTGAATG caCCTTCTGTGACCGACTGTGTTGTGGCTGCAAACACTCTGTTGGGCTGCAACGTACAAAAAGATACGCTGGGCCTGTGA
- the vwa7 gene encoding von Willebrand factor A domain-containing protein 7, which produces MHRFICAYLLLAAPCTCFLPNFWSRVLTLSWDSHTHQYITEQAILNVTLDTLRDIHKDKEHHAEEETSLGRGFWRAMGEVVNANAEMDFLSSTKSDPVYHFDSERVDSAMAMLRRFWAHTLLSVRAHEHQSARHSLGQLFHSLQDFYSHSNWVEMGQRSIYLHLLQPEEPAVPVAEGDTPTCMECFSATCRNNLLPRLTNTKRDGQMLTTGYFSTFPPKPEGKCSHGGILDSSRSIGAKGGINKDSTSPVFSPHHYLHVKAAMLASEATLTVLRDLRDTVGHKTFLRLFSVKQVPALVFVMDTTGSMFEEITAARLRAHTLIQNRASLPGQPGSFVLVPFHDPEVGPVYETDDPNQFMQHMENLMALGGGDEPEMCFTAIQLALSHSPPLSEIFVFTDASPKDAHLFDVVKALALAKQSKVTFLLTEDPNHATESTERRRKKKKRKRRSREALPPDRFSLYMSLSSLSGGLTIFTSNSDIHSVSSIVEDNTAADKVTLLYLKTDQDQMSSHSFRVDSSVKNVTLHITGLLTECILVDPSGHSQSLLSEEGSLADFQSFNGLYRVRLRPPIQPGQWHLQATADGHITFNVIADSRVDFLYYFATVTNDTHPGLARVDGGPVAGVPAFLVLAVTGLAPHQEVSFSHVTLLGAEGESLKQVLLNSSSTSASSPLSSYAAEELVGWVDSIPRVPFCVRLTGRDGEGNKLERVATEMVQPTHVQIQVLSAPPLVPGHSTMVDFHIMNHGPDRLFSLMAEDDSGYLHTRGPHRFHIGANKLFPGQVGFHTPSTAQAGATVTLTFSVHALDSADTNYAVAYLTVVPPDPDTSPPSCSTTQVQSSCLLACNESTWSVSLALSDRGRSGLAALQLLRGQGTLTLFHIPPPTGDNTGKDQPQQHKVILVEGEAPLNVSMWAVGSSQPLWVRYTSSCCSAQAELLVWDAVGNMKRCHLASGQQRELSDTRTESSGSRSVTPTGFFFFFFFLDAFVGTLEHIAALIEIQKSVFL; this is translated from the exons ATGCACCGGTTCATTTGTGCTTACCTTCTCCTGGCGGCACCGTGCACATGCTTTCTCCCCAACTTTTGGTCTCGGGTGTTGACGCTGTCCTGGGATTCGCACACACACCAGTACATCACTGAGCAGGCCATCCTCAATGTCACGTTGGACACTCTGAGGGACATCCATAAAGACAAGGAACACCATGCTGAGGAAGAG ACCAGTCTGGGGCGAGGGTTCTGGAGAGCCATGGGGGAGGTGGTGAATGCCAATGCAGAGATGGACTTTCTGAGCTCTACCAAGTCTGACCCTGTGTACCACTTTGATTCTGAGCGCGTGGACAGTGCCATGGCAATGCTGCGGCGGTTCTGGGCTCATACGCTGCTGTCAGTACGGGCCCATGAGCACCAAAGTGCCCGTCACAGTTTGGGCCAACTATTTCACTCCTTGCAG GACTTCTACAGCCACAGTAACTGGGTGGAGATGGGTCAGCGCTCGATTTACCTGCACCTGTTGCAGCCCGAGGAGCCAGCTGTCCCTGTGGCTGAAG GTGACACACCCACCTGTATGGAGTGCTTTAGTGCCACCTGTCGGAACAACCTTCTCCCAAGACTGACAAACACAAAGCGAGACGGCCAGATGCTTACAACCGGCTATTTCAGCACTTTCCCTCCAAAACCTGAAG GCAAATGCAGCCATGGAGGCATTCTGGACAGCAGTCGCTCTATAGGAGCCAAAGGGGGCATCAACAAGGACAGCACCTCCCCTGTCTTCTCCCCTCATCATTACCTCCACGTGAAAGCGGCGATGCTGGCATCTGAAGCCACGCTGACAGTACTGAGAGACCTCAGAGACACAGTGGGACACAAGACCTTCCTCAG GCTTTTTAGCGTGAAGCAGGTCCCAGCACTGGTCTTTGTCATGGACACCACAGGGAGCATGTTTGAGGAAATCACAGCAGCTCGTCTGCGGGCTCATACCCTCATCCAGAATAGAGCCAGCCTCCCTGGGCAACCCGGCAGCTTTGTGTTGGTACCCTTCCATGACCCTG AGGTGGGACCAGTGTACGAGACGGATGACCCCAACCAGTTTATGCAGCACATGGAGAACTTAATGGCGCTGGGAGGAGGCGACGAACCAGAGATGTGCTTCACAGCCATTCAG CTGGCTCTCTCTCACAGTCCGCCGCTGTCCGAAATCTTTGTGTTCACTGACGCCTCCCCCAAGGACGCCCACTTGTTTGACGTGGTGAAGGCCCTGGCGCTTGCCAAACAGAGCAAA GTGACCTTTCTCCTGACTGAAGACCCCAACCATGCTACAGAGAGCACAGAaagaaggaggaagaagaagaaaaggaaaaGGAGGAGTAGAGAAGCTTTGCCCCCTGATCGGTTCTCCCTCTACATGTCCCTGTCATCTTTATCTGGAGGACTGACGATATTCACCAGCAACTCTGACATCCACAGCGTCTCCTCTATTGTGGAGGACAACACAGCAGCTGACAAG GTGACTCTTCTCTATCTCAAGACGGACCAGGACCAGATGTCATCACACTCCTTCAGAGTTGACAGCTCTGTAAAAAACGTGACCTTACACATTACTGGCCTTCTGACAGAGTGCATCCTTGTCGATCCTTCAG GCCACAGCCAGTCTCTGTTGAGCGAGGAAGGCTCTCTGGCTGACTTCCAGTCCTTCAATGGTCTGTACCGTGTTCGTCTGCGGCCTCCTATCCAGCCGGGGCAGTGGCACCTGCAAGCCACAGCTGATGGACACATAACATTCAACGTAATAG CTGATAGCCGTGTGGATTTCCTGTATTATTTTGCCACTGTAACCAATGACACACACCCTGGACTGGCCAGAGTGGATGGCGGCCCTGTTGCAG GTGTTCCTGCCTTTCTGGTGCTGGCAGTGACGGGCCTGGCTCCTCACCAGGAAGTTTCCTTCAGTCATGTGACACTGCTGGGAGCTGAAGGGGAGAGTCTGAAGCAAGTGTTACTAAATTCCTCCTCCACGTCTGCGTCATCTCCTTTGTCAAGCTACGCTGCCGAGGAGCTGGTTGGATGGGTGGACTCCATTCCCAGAGTTCCCTTCTGTGTTCGCCTCACGGGACGTGACGGCGAAGGAAACAAGCTGGAGAGGGTTGCCACGGAAATGGTACAGCCCACTCATGTCCAGATACAG GTTCTATCTGCCCCTCCTCTGGTGCCTGGTCACAGCACCATGGTGGACTTCCACATCATGAACCACGGCCCAGACAGACTCTTTAGTTTGATGGCTGAAGATGACTCTGGGTATCTTCATACCAGAGGACCTCACAG GTTCCACATTGGTGCCAACAAGCTTTTCCCCGGTCAGGTGGGCTTTCACACACCCTCCACGGCTCAGGCAGGAGCGACTGTCACCCTGACGTTTTCAGTGCATGCTCTTGATTCTGCTGACACAAATTACGCGGTGGCATACTTGACAGTGGTTCCTCCA gaccctGACACCTCCCCTCCATCCTGTTCAACCACACAAGTGCAGTCCTCTTGTCTTCTGGCTTGCAATGAGTCCACCTGGAGCGTGTCTTTGGCTCTGTCAGATAGGGGGCGTTCTGGCCTCGCTGCCCTCCAACTACTGCGAGGACAAGGCACTTTGACTTTATTCCACATCCCCCCGCCTACAGGGGACAACACGGGCAAGGATCAGCCCCAGCAGCACAAGGTTATATTAGTAGAAGGAGAAGCCCccttaaatgtgtccatgtgggCTGTCGGCTCATCTCAGCCACTGTGGGTGAGGTACACGTCCAGCTGCTGTTCTGCCCAGGCTGAGCTGCTGGTGTGGGACGCAGTTGGAAACATGAAACGCTGCCATCTTGCATCTGGTCAGCAAAGAGAGCTCAGTGATACAAGGACAGAAAGTAGTGGAAGCAGATCTGTGACACCCACtggcttctttttcttcttcttcttcttagatGCTTTTGTGGGGACACTGGAGCATATTGCTGCATTAATTGAGAtacaaaaatctgtttttttgtaA
- the LOC133658238 gene encoding von Willebrand factor A domain-containing protein 5A-like isoform X2, with product MVRRCGLLTNNREPVPLKGIEVALEVKDHVATVVSTLHYDNKEDKAIEAVFVFPLPGDAAVCHFSAKVGQTEIVAEVKEKQEAREEYDDALSSGQQAFLLEESEQSPDIFSLSVGSLPPGESASIRLEYIIELAVQADDALRFCLPAVLNPRYQPQGSEGGGVQVTSVPASQVPYSLSFSARVSSPRQVSKIDSNCSLEPLQYLNAEQSQAVVKLAAGYKFDRDVELLIYYQDAHQPAAVVEAGQVSAKPGTLMGDAVVMLSVYPEFPQAVMSSLASSGEFVFLLDRSGSMGCRINNTKKSETRISSARDTLLLLLKSLPMGCYFNIYSFGSSFEHIFPTSVEYSEKTMEEALKKVNEFQANLGGTEILQPLKHIYNQPCIPSQPRQVFVFTDGEVGNTKEVLNQVKKNSTFHRCFSFGIGEGASTALIDGLAKEGGGHAQFITGADRMQAKVMQSLQFALQPAVEDILVKWDLPKGVSVTVLSPPLTSIFQGQRSLIYVQLTGQSSEATDGCVSVEYSLAGHPYQNQLRFALQPTEETGLTIHRLCARTLIRCLETKETERGGQQDETVKVQVVDVSVQSGVSSSFTAFVAINKASKEAVQGPLLRRNIPAPSIYGKRRYRCSPMMTMQSLTPSAASYCDSMRKRMVNAGQKNFEGENFDLLKMGMRSSKKSSPSTRNSADSCVEKTLASSSPTDPLLQLVSLQKASGSWELKPTLAAVLGKTSKEVEKLKPASANENVWATILGLVWLHGFKSDAEVEWKLLARKAASWLLSLNAPSVTDCVVAANTLLGCNVQKDTLGL from the exons ATGGTGAGACGCTGTGGGCTGCTCACTAACAACAGGGAGCCAG TTCCTTTAAAGGGCATTGAAGTAGCGCTGGAGGTGAAGGACCACGTGGCCACAGTAGTGTCCACTCTACACTATGATAACAAGGAGGACAAAGCCATAGAAGCTGTTTTTGTTTTCCCTCTGCCCGGAGATGCTGCTGTCTGCCATTTCAGCGCTAAGGTCGGACAGACTGAGATTGTGGCCGAGGTGAAGGAGAAACAGGAG GCCCGCGAGGAGTACGACGACGCTTTGAGCTCAGGGCAACAGGCCTTCCTCCTGGAGGAGAGTGAGCAAAGCCCAGATATCTTCTCTCTCAGTGTGGGCAGTCTTCCTCCAGGAGAGAGCGCCTCCATCAGGCTGGAGTACATCATTGAGTTGGCTGTACAGGCGGATGACGCGCTGAGGTTTTGTTTGCCTGCGGTGCTCAACCCTCGCTACCAACCTCAGG GGAGTGAAGGTGGCGGTGTCCAGGTGACCTCTGTCCCCGCCTCTCAGGTGCCCTACAGTCTGTCTTTCTCTGCTCGGGTGTCCTCTCCTCGTCAGGTCTCCAAAATCGACTCCAACTGTTCCTTGGAGCCTCTGCAGTACCTCAACGCGGAGCAAAGCCAGGCTGTC GTGAAACTGGCTGCAGGATACAAGTTTGACAGGGATGTTGAGCTGCTGATTTACTACCAGGACGCCCACCAGCCGGCTGCTGTGGTGGAGGCAGGTCAGGTGTCTGCCAAGCCTG GCACACTGATGGGAGATGCGGTCGTGATGCTGAGTGTGTACCCGGAGTTCCCTCAGGCAGTGATGTCTTCACTGGCCTCAAGTGGAGAATTTGTGTTCTTACTAGATCGATCTGGAAGTATGGGTTGTCGTATCAACAACACCAAGAAGAGTGAGACTCGCATCAGCAGCGCCAGG GATACTCTTCTGCTGCTTCTGAAGAGCTTACCAATGGGCTGCTACTTCAACATCTACAGTTTTGGATCTAGCTTTGAACACATCTTCCC TACGAGTGTGGAATACAGTGAGAAGACCATGGAAGAGGCTCTGAAGAAAGTTAATGAGTTTCAAGCTAACCTGGGAGGAACAGAGATCCTTCAACCGCTCAAACACATTTACAACCAACCCTGCATTCCCAGTCAACCAAGACAA gTTTTTGTGTTCACTGATGGCGAGGTTGGAAACACCAAAGAGGTTTTGAACCAGGTGAAGAAGAATTCTACTTTCCACAG GTGTTTCTCTTTTGGGATCGGCGAAGGTGCCAGCACTGCTCTCATCGATGGATTGGCTAAGGAGGGAGGAGGTCACGCTCAGTTCATCACAGGAGCCGACAGAATGCAAGCAAAA GTGATGCAATCGCTGCAATTTGCTTTGCAACCAGCAGTGGAGGACATTTTGGTCAAGTGGGATCTGCCAAAGGGAGTGTCTGTCACTGTCTTGTCTCCACCTCTCACATCAATTTTCCAGGGTCAAAGGTCCCTCATTTATGTTCAGCTCACTGGACAG AGTTCCGAGGCAACAGATGGCTGTGTAAGTGTCGAGTACAGCCTAGCAGGTCATCCGTACCAGAACCAGCTCCGCTTCGCTCTACAACCCACAGAGGAAACTGG ATTAACCATCCATAGACTGTGTGCTCGGACTCTGATTCGCTGCTTGGAGACAAAGGAGACCGAACGCGGCGGTCAGCAGGATGAGACAGTGAAGGTCCAGGTGGTGGACGTCAGCGTCCAATCAGGAGTGAGCAGCTCCTTCACCGCCTTTGTTGCAATCAACAAAGCAAGCAAAGAAGCCGTTCAAGGACCTCTGCTGCGcagaaatattccagcaccttccaTTTACGGCAagc GAAGATATAGATGTTCACCTATGATGACGATGCAAAGCCTGACGCCTTCTGCTGCTTCTT atTGTGATTCCATGCGGAAGAGAATGGTAAATGCAGGCC AAAAAAATTTTGAAGGAGAAAATTTCGATTTACTTAAAATGGGGATGCGAAGCTCTAAGAAATCTTCACCAAGCACGAGGAATTCTGCGGATTCTT GTGTTGAAAAAACTTTAGCCAGCTCGTCGCCTACAGACCCTTTGCTGCAGTTGGTTTCCCTCCAGAAGGCGTCGGGCAGCTGGGAGCTCAAACCCACTCTGGCTGCTGTGCTAGGAAAGACCAGCAAGGAGGTGGAGAAGCTGAAGCCTGCATCA GCGAATGAGAACGTGTGGGCCACCATTCTGGGTCTGGTCTGGCTTCATGGCTTCAAGTCAGATGCTGAGGTCGAATGGAAGCTTCTGGCTAGGAAGGCTGCGTCATGGCTCCTTTCTCTGAATG caCCTTCTGTGACCGACTGTGTTGTGGCTGCAAACACTCTGTTGGGCTGCAACGTACAAAAAGATACGCTGGGCCTGTGA